Proteins encoded within one genomic window of [Enterobacter] lignolyticus SCF1:
- a CDS encoding YceK/YidQ family lipoprotein yields the protein MKLLAVSLMVLLLSGCGSVISRTIPGQGHGNQYYPGVQWDVRDSAWRYLTILDLPFSLVFDTLLLPLDAHHGPYE from the coding sequence GTGAAATTACTTGCGGTGAGCCTGATGGTGCTGCTGCTCAGCGGATGCGGCAGCGTCATTAGCCGGACCATCCCGGGGCAGGGGCATGGCAATCAGTATTACCCCGGCGTGCAGTGGGATGTCCGGGATTCCGCCTGGCGTTATCTCACCATTCTCGATCTGCCGTTCTCGCTGGTCTTCGATACCCTGCTGCTGCCGCTCGATGCGCATCACGGGCCGTACGAATAG